tcAACATGTGAGGACAACTCTAAACGATCCCTAAAAAATAAAGAAGGATCTGACGGAGTAAACCCTTAGAGAAGTATTTTTACTCCACTAAGATTTGGCAGGACCTACCCGATCCCCTATATATAATGGAGTAAATTTTTTCTTTTTCTAACGTTATGCAATTGCAGTATACATTCCGACTACATATTAGGACACATATAGAAACTAAATATAAATATGAATGTTCAAGCAAATCATGAATATAGTTTACAGACCAAATTCAAAGTTTACAAACCGAATTATTCAAATTTAAACACACTGATGGTCCATGTGTAGCAAATAACATGTGAAAGAACAACTAGGAAGCGCTATGAAGTTGCCAATGATGCTGAACAAAATCTTCTTGGAGTCGAGCATGAACTTGTCAGTTCTCGATCCTGCGTTGCTCTTCATGGAATGCCATGATCCTATTTATATCATACTCTGGCTCAATCGGAGCCCCGTTGGTGATGTACCGAAAGTTCTCAGGCATATCTCTCTGGTCTTCAATGATCATGCTATGCAATATGATGCAACAAGTCATCTGTCATAGAACCTTGGAGCTCCAGTACTCGGCAGGGCCACGAACAATTGCAATGCACTTCTAAAGCACACCGAAGGCTCTCTTCACATCTTTCCTAGCAGCTTCTTGACATTGGGCAAAATGAATACTTTTGTTACCTTAtggatgcagaattgttttggccCATGGTGGATGATGCCATCCGTCGAACATCATCATTGAAAATCATGCCTAAACGGTTTCAGAGTCTTCGTCTACTTCTTCCTCTTCGGATGACGACGAATCCTCGAAGACTATCTCCCTCAACCTCTTCATCTACAATTCGAACGACTTGGTTCAATCCAAACGGCTCGGTTAAAAAAGAAACGTACAAAAAAACTCAACTAGACAAACCGTCGAATACTTGCGGTGCGGTGTGGTGCACCGGCCGGCCAACGTTGTTTAGACCAAAGCGGCGACGCGTAGGAATGACCTGCAGTGGTGCGCAAGCAAGGTCATATGCGGCGGCCAACGAAAAATGAAGAAGATTCGAAGCAATCCGGCGAATTGGCTCTGGCGACGAAGTTTCACCTTGATTCCGCCAACGGCAATGGGGGCCAAACGGGCTTGGCGTCGGGGGCCAAGGTAGGCAAGGGATAGAGACGGGGCCGGCGGGCGATCGCCGGGAGGTGTGTCGGCGAAGAGACAGTGGCAGGTGGTGAGGCGAGAGAGAGACTCCACTTTTACTCTGAGCAATAGCGGCCGAGTAAATTTAGGGACGGAATAGGCGGTGGAGGATAAATTTTCCTCCACTAACCGTTTTAGGGGATCAGCTAGGTGTCGGTTAGAGGAGTAAAACCAATCTTTTTACTCCTCCGAATGGGGATCTGTTAGAAATGCCCTGCCACTCTATCAATTATACTCCTTTCGTTCCTatatacaagtctttttagagatttcaatatggactactcccgccgtctcataatataagagtatttttgacattacactagtgtcaaaaacactcttatattataagACGAAGGGAGTACATATAAAGCAAAATGAGTGAGTACTATACTACGTGCGCCACCATCGCAACAAAATACCCACATAAATGAGTTACTCCCACCGTAAGAAATATAAAAGCATATAAATCACTATTTTATTGATCTAAacgtttttatatttatttagagaGAGAGTAAATAACAGATAACACAAAATGTTGCTAAAAAACAGATAACACAAAATCACACTGTCAAAAGGCCCACCGAAACATAATATTATAAAAAAATATCTGTCCGTACTCATATAGATTAAGGAGAAAAATCAACACATATAGTTCAAATTATTTTTTATCACGAGGCATATGTATGtatatgccaccattgtacatgccctaatataATCAATATTCTCATGACAATTCGTAGTTCTACAATGAAATCATTTGTCTGACAGAAAAATGGCTAAATCTGATTCCTCCATCTCTCTGATCGTGCGGTAGGCAATCCTTATCATATCCAGTCATCAAGAACGCACAACGACTAGTCGTAGCGCACACACACATACAATAACTCCTTGTATAAAAAACCAACAGCGGTGGCAGCTCTCTTTCCCAGGTGAGCCAGCCAGCGAGTGCGCCACCACCACAACCCAGATCTCCGCCTCGCCGGCtggccacccccacccccacaacCACCATGCGGAGCACCGGCCCGGCCGCTACCGCGACGGTGACGCGGGTGGCGCAGAGGGTGGTGGCCCCGTCGGCGCCGACGCCCGGCGGCGAGCTCCCGCTCTCCTGGCTCGACCGCTACCCCACGCAGCGCGCGCTCATCGAGTCCCTCCACGTCTTCAAGGGCCGCGCCGGCGACGATGCCGCCGAGTCCCCGGTCAGGGCCATCGAGGGCGCGCTGGCCGCCGCGCTCGTGAGCTACTACCCCATCGCCGGCCGGCTCGCGCTGTCCGACGGCGGCGAGCTGGTCGTGGACTGTACCGGCGAGGGCGTGTGGTTCGTGGAGGCCACCGCGAGCTGCACCCTCGAGGAGGTGGACTACCTCGAGTACCCGCTCATGGTGCCCAAGGACGAGCTGCTGCCGCACCCCACCTACCCCGCCTCCGACCCGCTCGCCGAGGACTCCGTAATCCTTCTAGTCCAGGTAACAATTTAGCAGCAAGATTGCAGAAAAAATCCCCATTTTTGGGTCCGTCCAGCGTGCGTGCGTTCTGGAACCTTTGGTTCTTCCACCAAGTCAACGACATGGGTAGCAATGGCGCTTAGTAATCGCTCGGCCCATTCCGCAATGCAGGTCACGCAGTTCGCCTGCGGCGGCTTCGTGGTCGGGTTCCGGTTCAGCCACGCCGTGGCGGACGGGCCCGGCGCGGCGCAGTTCATGTCGGCGATGGGCGAGATCGCGCGCGGGCGCGCGGCGCCGTCGCTGGCGCCGGCGTGGGGCCGCGAGGCGATCCCGAGCCCGCCGGCCGCGCCCGTGGGCCCGCTCCCGGTGCCGACGGAGCTCCGGCTGCAGTACCTGGCCATGGACATCTCCACCGACTACATCGACCACTTCAAGGCCCGGTTCCTGGAGGAGACGGGGCACCGGTGCAGCGCGTTCGAGGTGCTGATCGCCAAGGCGTGGCAGGCCCGCACCCGCGCCGCCGGGTTCGCGAGGGGCTCCCCGGTGCACGTGTGCTTCGCCATGAACGCGCGGCCCGCGCTCCGGCCCCGCGCGCTGCCGGACGGGTTCTACGGCAACTGCTACTACATCATGCgcgtgtcggcggcggcggaggccgtgTCGGAGGCGCCGCTGAACGAGGTGGTCCGGCTGATCCGCGAGGGCAAGAAGCGGCTCCCGTCCGAGTTCGCGCGGTGGAgccgcggcgaggcgggcggcgacggcgacccgTACCGCATCACGTCGGACTACCGGACGCTGCTGGTGTCGGACTGGTCGCGGCTGGGGTTCGCGGAGGTGGACTACGGGTGGGGCGCCCCCGTGCACGTGGTGCCGCTCACCAACCTGGACTACATCGCGACGTGCATCCTGGTGCGCCCCTCCGCGCACAAGCCCGGCGCGCGCCTCATCACCCAGTGCGTCGCCGCCGACGGCGTCGACGCCTTCCACCGCGACATGATGCGCCTCGACTGACCGGTTGGCGCCGTCGCCAACGGCCAGTAGTCGTCTGCCGGAGGGCAGAGGAGAATATTCCACCGCAACACCACGATACATACATAAAATACGTGTTGTAATGTTTGATTTATTCGATTAAATTCTTTGTTTTTTTGCCGGGATTCGACTGAATTCGCTTTGCCAGTTAAGTTAGGATTACatgttcgtcgtcgtcgtcgttgttgcttGTGGGAGGTTGTGAATGAGTGTGAGAGAGGAGCTGTGGTGATCGGGACGTCGGGTTGGCGGGGAGCCGCTGTCTCCTCCCGCCAAAGCAAAGCAGGCGTAAAGCAGGTCGTTTGTCACTCGGCACCGGCTTCATCTTCATCCGTGTCGTGCAGTACGATGCGTTGCGTGCCGGTCAGGCATCGCAATCTCGGTCCGTTAATCCCCGGTAGCGTGCGTCGTGCGTGGGGTTAAAAGTTGTGCTTCGCTTTGCTTGTGGAGGTGGTCGAACACTTGAACTTGACGATGATTGGCAGGCGTGTGTGTGCTGGTTTATTCGGCGATTCGGTTCGGTGGTTGGACGAAGAAGCCCTTGCTGGTGTTCCTTCCTTCCAGAAGTGCCTGGCTGGCTGGTGCTGGTAGCATCTCTCGGCAATGTGCTGCGTGCTGTGTCTCGTTTTGTTTGGCCAAGTTCGGCACTGCCAGCTTAAACCCCGCCTTTCCGGGCGCGAGAATTGACGGGTACCCAACCCAACTGCCCTCGGACCTCCCGTCTCtgtcggtgcggtgcggtgcggtgcgcaTGTGCCTGCTCTGCTCAACAGAGGCCGTAGGTTTGTCCACCCAAcagaaaaaagagaaggaaaaacagAGCCCGCAGGGACGCGTGCTCGCTGTTGCTTTTTCTGTGCCGTGTACTACTTGTAGCAGTGTAACGTTCGGCGACACGCGGGGCGGCGTCAGAGAAACCCGACGAACGTCACGTAAGAGCATCTccaggaggcgctaaaaatcgTCCCTAGAGACCGAGCCCCGTGTCGCTTCCCGCGAGCGGCCCGGGCGCTAACCCTTAGCCGCCGGGCACCGCCGCCACCCATCCgcccctcctcccccgccgccgccggcgagcgccgcccggGCAAAGCTTGtgtggtgtcggcggcggcgggctcttCCACTCCTGCTCGCGAGGTGGGCTGCGCGGGGCAGCTGCGCCAAGCAAAGGAGGCAGGCGCGAGGCGCTGCGGCGTGTGGCTGTGTGCGCGCCGGCGCTGCTCGGCACGCCATGGCGGAGGGGTGGCTAGCGTGCGCGCCTCTGGCGCGAGGAGGAGGCAGGTCGCGGTGTAGGATCCGTGGGCGCGCGAGGTCTCCAGCCCGCGCGGATCTGGCGTCTCGAGGGCGCTCGCTCTGGCGGGGTGACCGCGTTCGGAGGAGCGGCTTGGCTGCGCAGGGAGGCGTCGTGCTCGCGCGTCGGGGATCCGGATCTGGCGCCTGGATGCCGCCCCGTGGCTCTGGCGGCCCGGATCTGGTGTGCTGGGGCGTTGGCGGCCGGGCCCGCGCATGGGAGCTCCGCAGGCAACATGGCTCGATCTGGTTTCTGCTGGCTGTGCGGGCGAGGTTGTGGGAGATGAATGGCACCTCGCCTGGTGTTGCATCCTTCTTCTTGGTGGTTCGGTGAGCTCGATGCTGCTTCGGGTGGGAGGCCGTGATGGTGGTGGCTGGAGGGAGAGGAATGGCCTTGCTGCGGGTGTTGCATCCTTCGTCGGGAGATGAATGGCTGGCAGGCGTTGCATCCTCGAGGAGACGAATGGCGTGGTGCTTGGTTGCATCCTTCCGATGGGAGACGAATGGCGCCGCTAGGGGTTGCATCCTCCGTCCAGTGGGGGTGTGGATGCAAGGTTGGAAGCACGTTGAGCTCGTCGGGGAGGTGCGGTTAGCCGTGGAGGCAAGAATAGTGGTCGAGCTCGTCGGGGAGGTGCGGTTAGCCGTGGAGACAGGGATAGTGGTTCGATGTGTAGGCTGATCGGATCCATGGTTCGGGCTATGTAGGTGAGACTGCCAGCGAAAgtcgtgaaagtgcgttatatcgactagaggggggtgaataggcgatttttacgaaattcttcactgaggaatttgccggtgaggaaattccttagcgaagaactactagcagcggaataagtactcaaaagtaaacataacagaatacaagcatagtcatcatgatgaaatgaagacaggcacagagtacaggaagcgtaatcacaggataacacaggacgaagacaaacaaactgaagaaattgaactgaggaaattaaaAAAGTCTCCAGACAaattcttcaaacacagatataaaCAAACACAcatcacagttatgaggaaatgaaagagttgaggaaatagaaccagttagctcggtgaagacaatgatttggtagaccagttccaactgctgtcttagttgtacgtctgattggagcggctgagtatttaaactcgaggacacacagtcccggacacccagtcaggGACACTTattccaagacacccagtccttaccgtattctccttgaactaaggtcacacagacctcgtccaatcactcgtggtaagtcttcaggcgacttccaaaccttcacaaacttggtcactcggcgatccacaatttctcttggatgctctagatcatgacgcctaaccgtctggaagaagcacactcttcaaaggtaacaagcgtcggatccactcatgatcaatctctttagtgatgctcaatcacttggggtttgtaggtgtttggattttgggtttttggtttttcctcacttgatgattttcgctcaaagtcctcggaggatgggttgctctcaaatgacaattgtcagtttctctcggagtagccaaccagctagtggttgtagggggcggctatttatagcctagggagcagcccgacatgataatacataGATGCATTTCAAtggtatgaccgttaggtggatagatattttgggacagctggcgcatagcacagcaacggtcggaattttgagtagcaaaatccttagggctatcatgttcctcactgtgtaggcaatccgcactagcgaattcctaactcctcagtcaggacaaattcctcagagaccagaagaacttcgtctctatcactgaagaaattaactgaactgtatgagattttcaatggcttcattcgaagggattggtaggtgtaggattttgagttgagcatcacatggaaatttttccttagtatttcctcgaccctctttaacagtacggtgtttcctatgactcaagaaagagaaaaacaaaacaatgaacacgaaagtcttcaagcttcatatttctcgcatgaatatcaagtcttcacggacacaccaatttcttcactttcgaagtcttcatgaaagtcttcagaaataccaaaatcttcagtcgaagatattcatttttaggggtcgatttttcctgtaaatatcaaactcctcatagacttatagacctgtgtacactcacacacgcattagtcccttaacctataagtcttcaatacaccaaaatcactaaggggcactagatgcacttacaatctccccccttttggtgattgatgacaatataagtTAAGTTTTtaacggggataaacatgtgaagtgtaaatactgatattgaggaattttattgcaagatatagaagaactccccctgaagatgtgcatagtgaggaatttgcttttgaagcaatgcacacttgaagagttgaatcatggagatctccccctatatcttgtaattcatacacgcatttaacatataatatgaagaatttgaaatgcatgatgaaatatggtgcctgatgaaattcagcatgcgtgcaataatattaacgaggaataagcatgcagaatagtgcatcaagagtatcagagcacagtgcatcaaaagtatcagagcaccatcgggtttaagattacaactcgatccaataaagtttcagaagaacgagagttgtaacttagcaaaaaaacgcccatatagtagacccacttgaagactaactcatatttctccctctttgtcatcgaatgaccaaaatgatcgaaaatgaggactaacgcccctgaagataatcatgttgatgaaggagtgccagcgttgttggggtcgttggttgatgtagggcctgccgtagtgtcgtccaaatcttcatgttcatcagtgtcgcgcgatgaagaatatgagctggccaccagagaaggaactttgaccttcttgaatttcttcggtggaggtgcagaccagtcaaaatcttcattaagacccatgttctttagatcttcttcactatacagatgtgacaggatttcccaggtgcgaccgaagacttgatggaggtagtagtggtttttcttcactgcattgtgtgtggcagtcatgttgtgaagaagtgaaccaaactgacgcttaacccatttgtgatttcgatccaccttctggcgaagactaagcagaagttcacggtcagtcatcacgcgcggagcagtggcttgaggagtggacttgggtgcattggcagagtcatgtgtggcagagtcatcattggtggaataagatgcagctttgcgaaactgaccatccaatggacgaatgccttcatcaattacagctggtgccttgccctttccatcaaccgaggaata
The sequence above is drawn from the Triticum aestivum cultivar Chinese Spring chromosome 7A, IWGSC CS RefSeq v2.1, whole genome shotgun sequence genome and encodes:
- the LOC123148116 gene encoding acyl transferase 7, whose product is MRSTGPAATATVTRVAQRVVAPSAPTPGGELPLSWLDRYPTQRALIESLHVFKGRAGDDAAESPVRAIEGALAAALVSYYPIAGRLALSDGGELVVDCTGEGVWFVEATASCTLEEVDYLEYPLMVPKDELLPHPTYPASDPLAEDSVILLVQVTQFACGGFVVGFRFSHAVADGPGAAQFMSAMGEIARGRAAPSLAPAWGREAIPSPPAAPVGPLPVPTELRLQYLAMDISTDYIDHFKARFLEETGHRCSAFEVLIAKAWQARTRAAGFARGSPVHVCFAMNARPALRPRALPDGFYGNCYYIMRVSAAAEAVSEAPLNEVVRLIREGKKRLPSEFARWSRGEAGGDGDPYRITSDYRTLLVSDWSRLGFAEVDYGWGAPVHVVPLTNLDYIATCILVRPSAHKPGARLITQCVAADGVDAFHRDMMRLD